The following DNA comes from Mucilaginibacter jinjuensis.
TTTTACTATTGGGTTATTTGATAAGGTAAGTATGTCTATAGCACCAATTGTTGAAAAAGCATTTGTATACGTAACCGATTTAATTGTAGAGCGTATTGACCACACGATGCAGTTCCATAACTTACAGCACACTTTAGATGTATTTGAGGCAGCAATTGAAATAAGCAAGCATGCGGGCCTTAATGACGACGAAAAAACAATTGTGCAACTGGCCGCCCTTTTTCATGATACCGGTTACGTTTTTCAATACATTGGGCACGAAGACAACAGCATTGCTATAGCCGGTACTTATTTAATGCAGCAAGGCTATCATAAAGGCATGTATACCCCTGTATTAGAATGCATTGAGGCGACTAAAATACCGCAGTCGCCCAAAAACTTAATACAGGAAGTATTATGCGATGCCGACTTCCATCATTTTGCTAAACCCAATTATATCGAATATGCCGAACGCCTGAGAAAGGAATGGGAAGTGCATCTGAAAAGGAAATATACGGATGAAGAATGGTCGCAGCTAAATATAGCTGTGCTAACCAATCATCATTATTTTACAGAATATGGCAAAACGCTTATGCAAGCTATTAAACAGCAAAATATTGACTTAATGCGTAATGCTTATTAGTAGTATACGTCTCTATCGCCATATAAATCTCTAATACACTGCAAAAACAAAGCCTGTCGTATTTACCCCTTTCATTTGCCGCATACATACCGCCGCTATTATCATATTATTTCCGAGATTTATCTGACGTAATTACTTGATCACTACTAAAACTCAATGGTATGAGAAAAATCATTGTCATGTCGTTCATTACATTAGATGGCGTAATGCAGGCACCCGGCGGACCGGAGGAAGATCCATCAGGCGATTTTAAATATGGCGGCTGGATTGCACCTTATGGTGA
Coding sequences within:
- a CDS encoding HD domain-containing protein; the encoded protein is MSIAPIVEKAFVYVTDLIVERIDHTMQFHNLQHTLDVFEAAIEISKHAGLNDDEKTIVQLAALFHDTGYVFQYIGHEDNSIAIAGTYLMQQGYHKGMYTPVLECIEATKIPQSPKNLIQEVLCDADFHHFAKPNYIEYAERLRKEWEVHLKRKYTDEEWSQLNIAVLTNHHYFTEYGKTLMQAIKQQNIDLMRNAY